Proteins encoded by one window of Torulaspora delbrueckii CBS 1146 chromosome 2, complete genome:
- the YEF3 gene encoding translation elongation factor EF-3 (similar to Saccharomyces cerevisiae YEF3 (YLR249W) and HEF3 (YNL014W); ancestral locus Anc_1.391) has translation MSDSEQSIKVLNELLEKLTVATPENRDDVATEVASFINGDIIEHDAPQVFFDGLFKAIKDKKSAANALATLRNIASESNLSPSIEPFVVSAVPLIADQCGHKDKDIQETASQALVAVVKAVNPVAVKALLPHLTTALSNTNKWQEKVSILASITALVDSAKTQIALRMPELIPVLSEAMWDTKKEVKKAATETIEKATETVDNKDIDRFIPELIGCIADPALVPETVHLLGATTFVAEVTPATLSIMVPLLARGLAERETSIKRKAAVIIDNMCKLVEDPQVVAPFLSKLLPGLKNNFATIADPEAREVTLRGLKTLRRVGNVGPEDALPEVSHAGDVETTLSVIDLLLKEKTVEKRFRPVVEYVAAIAGDLIDERVIDQQAWFTHVTPYMTIFMHEREAKEVIDEFRKRAVDNIPVGPNFDDEEDEGEDLCNCEFSLAYGAKILLNKTQLRLKRGRRYGLCGPNGAGKSTLMRAVANGQVDGFPTQDECRTVYVEHDIDGTHAETSVLDFVYAGDVGTKEAITAKLQEFGFSDEMIAMPIASLSGGWKMKLALARAVLKNADILLLDEPTNHLDTVNVAWLVNYLNTCGITSIIVSHDSGFLDNVCQYIIHYEGLKLRKYKGNLSEFVKKCPTAKSYYELGASDLEFRFPEPGYLEGVKTKQKAIVKVSNMTFQYPGTTKPQIEDISFQCSLSSRIAVIGPNGAGKSTLINVLTGELLPTTGEVYTHENCRIAYIKQHAFAHIESHLDKTPSEYIQWRFQTGEDRETMDRANRVINEDDAEAMNKIFKIEGTPRRIQEIHARRKFKNTYEYECSFLLGENIGMKSERWVPMMSVDNAWIPRGELVESHAKMVAEVDMKEALASGQFRPLTRKEIEEHCAMLGLDSELVSHSRIRGLSGGQKVKLVLAAGTWQRPHLIVLDEPTNYLDRDSLGALSKALKAFEGGVIIITHSAEFTKDLTEEVWAVNNGRMTPSGHNWVAGQGAGPRIEKKDDEEDKFDAMGNKISGGKKKKKLSSAELRKKKKDRMKKKKEMGDAYVSSDEEF, from the coding sequence ATGTCTGACTCAGAACAATCCATCAAGGTTCTTAATGAACTTCTAGAGAAGCTTACCGTGGCTACTCCAGAAAACAGAGATGACGTTGCCACTGAGGTTGCTTCTTTCATCAACGGTGACATCATCGAACATGACGCTCCACAggttttctttgatggtttGTTCAAAGCCatcaaggacaagaaatCCGCCGCTAACGCTTTGGCCACTTTGCGTAACATCGCTAGTGAGTCCAACTTGTCTCCAAGCATTGAGCCATTCGTGGTCTCTGCTGTGCCATTGATCGCTGATCAATGTGGCCACAAGGACAAGGATATCCAAGAGACTGCTTCTCAAGCTTTGGTCGCTGTTGTTAAGGCTGTCAACCCAGTTGCAGTCAAGGCTTTGTTGCCTCATTTGACTACTGCTTTGTCTAACACCAACAAATGGCAAGAAAAGGTTTCTATCTTGGCTTCCATTACTGCTTTGGTCGACTCTGCCAAGACCCAAATTGCTTTGAGAATGCCTGAATTGATTCCAGTTCTTTCCGAAGCTATGTGGGAtaccaagaaggaagtCAAGAAGGCTGCTACTGAGACTATCGAAAAGGCTACTGAGACTGTCGACAACAAGGATATTGACCGTTTCATCCCAGAATTGATCGGTTGTATTGCTGACCCAGCTTTGGTTCCAGAAACCGTTCACTTGTTGGGTGCTACTACTTTTGTCGCTGAAGTTACTCCAGCCACTTTGTCCATCATGGTCCCATTGTTGGCTAGAGGTCTTGCTGAAAGAGAAACTTCTATCAAGCGTAAGGCTGCTGTCATTATCGACAACATGTGTAAGTTGGTCGAAGACCCTCAAGTTGTTGCTCCTTTCTTGAGCAAATTGTTGCCaggtttgaagaacaacttTGCCACCATTGCTGACCCAGAAGCTCGTGAAGTTACTTTGAGAGGTCTaaagactttgagaagagtCGGTAACGTTGGTCCAGAAGATGCTCTACCAGAAGTCTCCCACGCTGGTGACGTGGAGACCACTTTGTCCGTCATCGATCTATTgttgaaggagaagactGTCGAAAAGAGATTCAGACCAGTTGTCGAATATGTTGCTGCTATTGCTGGTGACTTGATCGACGAAAGAGTCATTGACCAACAAGCTTGGTTCACTCACGTTACTCCATACATGACCATCTTCATGCACGAAAGAGAAGCTAAGGAAGTCATTGATGAGTTCAGAAAGAGAGCTGTTGACAATATCCCAGTTGGTCCAAActtcgatgatgaagaagatgaaggtgaGGATCTATGTAACTGTGAATTCTCCTTGGCTTACGGTGCTAagatcttgttgaacaagactcaattgagattgaagagaggTAGAAGATACGGTCTATGTGGTCCAAACGGTGCTGGTAAATCTACTTTGATGAGAGCTGTCGCTAACGGTCAAGTCGATGGTTTCCCAACTCAAGATGAATGTAGAACTGTCTACGTCGAGCACGATATCGATGGTACTCACGCTGAGACTTCCGTCTTGGACTTCGTCTACGCTGGTGACGTTGGTACTAAGGAAGCTATCACTGCTAAGCTACAAGAATTCGGTTTCTCCGACGAAATGATCGCTATGCCAATCGCTTCCCTATCTGGTGgttggaagatgaagttggCCTTGGCTAGAGCTGTGTTGAAGAACGCTGATATCCTATTGTTGGATGAACCAACTAACCATTTGGATACCGTCAACGTTGCTTGGTTGGTTAACTACTTGAACACTTGTGGTATTACCTCCATCATTGTTTCTCACGACTCTGGTTTCTTGGACAACGTTTGTCAATACATTATCCATTACGAAGGTCtaaaattgagaaagtaCAAGGGTAACTTGTCCGAATTCGTCAAGAAATGTCCAACCGCTAAGTCTTACTACGAGTTGGGTGCTTCTGATCTAGAATTCAGATTCCCAGAGCCAGGTTACTTGGAAGGTGTCAAGACCAAGCAAAAGGCTATCGTTAAGGTCTCCAACATGACCTTCCAATACCCAGGTACCACCAAGCCACAAATTGAGGACATTTCTTTCCAATGTTCTCTATCTTCTAGAATTGCTGTCATTGGTCCAAACGGTGCTGGTAAGTCCACTCTAATTAATGTCTTGACCGGTGAATTGCTACCAACCACTGGTGAAGTCTACACTCACGAAAACTGTCGTATCGCTTACATCAAGCAACACGCTTTCGCTCACATCGAATCCCACTTGGACAAGACTCCATCTGAATATATCCAATGGAGATTCCAAACTGGTGAAGACAGAGAAACCATGGACAGAGCTAACAGAGTTATCAACGAAGATGATGCTGAAGCTATGAacaagatcttcaagatcgaAGGTACTCCAAGAAGAATCCAAGAGATTCACGCCAGAAGAAAGTTCAAGAACACCTACGAATACGAATGTTCTTTCCTATTGGGTGAAAACATCGGTATGAAATCCGAGAGATGGGTTCCAATGATGTCTGTCGACAACGCTTGGATTCCAAGAGGTGAATTGGTTGAGTCTCACGCCAAGATGGTCGCTGAAGTCGATATGAAGGAAGCTTTGGCTTCCGGTCAATTCCGTCCATTGACCAGAAAGGAAATCGAAGAACACTGTGCCATGTTGGGTTTGGACTCTGAATTGGTCTCTCACTCTAGAATTAGAGGTTTGTCAGGTGGTCAAAAAGTTAAGTTGGTCTTGGCTGCTGGTACTTGGCAAAGACCTCACTTGATCGTTCTGGATGAACCTACTAACTATTTGGACAGAGACTCTCTAGGTGCTTTGTccaaggctttgaaggCTTTCGAAGGTGGTGttatcatcattactcACTCTGCTGAATTCACCAAGGATTTGACCGAAGAAGTCTGGGCTGTCAACAACGGTAGAATGACTCCATCCGGTCACAACTGGGTCGCTGGTCAAGGTGCCGGTCCAAGAATCgaaaagaaagatgacgaagaagacaagTTCGATGCTATGGGTAACAAGATCAGCggtggtaagaagaagaagaagttgtctTCTGCTGagttgagaaagaagaagaaggacagaatgaagaagaagaaggagatgGGTGACGCCTACGTTTCTTCTGACGAAGAATTCTAA
- the RCK2 gene encoding serine/threonine protein kinase RCK2 (similar to Saccharomyces cerevisiae RCK1 (YGL158W) and RCK2 (YLR248W); ancestral locus Anc_1.390), translating into MLKIKNIFGKKRQTHQDDRLKVPGFGVVEDAGSGSTLMEGCLSSENDRSEQSLTNSDETAAEGEPAVEVDVEDMFEEDSLSTSASSEEGSSIEEVPEGHFEEQEELLNYTLINQIGEGAFSRVFRGIPQKNSPKAYLTRNFTEVAVKVIQKDPKGGSDKKSEETKKSTREQVLREVKIHKLISCGSGSSNLVQFVDFQESENYFYIIQELLSGGEIFGEIVKYTYLSEDLSRHIIKPLALAVKHMHQMGVVHRDIKPENLLFDQIKFVPSKKVKLRRSDDPTTKADEGEFRPGVGGGGIGLVKLADFGLSKQIHQTNTKTPCGTVGYTAPEVVRDERYSMEVDMWGIGCVLYTVLCGFPPFYDEKIDILTEKIARGEYTFLQPWWDEISDGAKNCVRKLLEVDPAKRYSIDDLLNDEWLNTYDSVRELKRQARALDQQRKSKNHMKNRVYYLKKDNPLMYSPAANAMRDAFDVSNALQRKEIEKRDHKLQQQQQQYAAMQSLTEGQEALGTNPDLEEDLFQLKLNSSTIIKRRKENTFPNQRNIMIPTLLE; encoded by the coding sequence ATGTTAAAGATAAAGAATATCTTTGGTAAAAAGAGGCAGACACATCAGGATGATAGGTTGAAAGTGCCTGGTTTTGGTGTAGTGGAGGACGCTGGTAGTGGATCCACACTGATGGAGGGTTGCTTGTCGTCTGAGAATGACAGAAGTGAGCAATCGTTGACTAATTCGGATGAAACAGCTGCCGAAGGTGAGCCAGCTGTGGAAGTCGACGTCGAGGAtatgtttgaagaagactcaTTGAGTACCAGCGCAAGCAGTGAGGAAGGAAGTAGTATTGAGGAAGTACCCGAGGGCCATTTTGAAGAGCAGGAAGAGTTATTGAATTATACTTTGATCAATCAGATTGGTGAAGGTGCGTTCTCAAGGGTGTTTCGTGGTATTCCACAGAAGAATAGTCCTAAGGCTTACCTTACGCGGAATTTCACTGAAGTTGCGGTTAAGGTGATTCAGAAGGACCCAAAAGGTGGGTCTGATAAGAAGagtgaagaaaccaaaaagAGTACAAGGGAACAAGTGCTTAGAGAAGTCAAGATTCATAAGTTGATTTCTTGCGGGAGTGGTAGTAGCAATCTGGTACAATTTGTGGATTTCCAAGAGTCGGAAAACTATTTTTATATCATTCAGGAGTTACTGAGCGGTGGAGAGATCTTTGGAGAGATTGTCAAGTACACTTACTTGAGTGAAGATCTTTCCCGTCACATTATTAAGCCCTTAGCGTTGGCTGTTAAACACATGCACCAAATGGGTGTTGTGCATCGTGATATTAAACCCGAAAATTTACTGTTTGACCAGATAAAATTCGTACCGTCTAAGAAAGTCAAGCTAAGGAGGTCTGATGACCCTACTACTAAGGCCGATGAAGGTGAATTTAGACCTGGAGTTGGTGGTGGCGGTATTGGTTTGGTTAAATTGGCAGATTTCGGACTTTCAAAACAGATACATCAAACAAACACAAAGACTCCTTGTGGCACCGTCGGTTATACAGCACCAGAAGTGGTAAGGGACGAAAGGTACTCGATGGAAGTTGATATGTGGGGGATTGGTTGTGTTTTGTACACGGTACTTTGTGGTTTCCCACCATTCTACGACGAGAAGATCGATATCCTTACGGAAAAGATTGCTCGTGGTGAGTATACTTTCCTGCAACCCTGGTGGGATGAGATAAGCGATGGGGCAAAGAACTGTGTGCGTAAGTTGTTGGAAGTTGACCCTGCAAAGAGATACAGTATTGATGACTTGCTCAATGACGAATGGTTAAACACTTACGATTCTGTACGCgagttgaagagacagGCTCGTGCTTTAGACCAACAACGCAAGTCCAAGAACCACATGAAGAACAGAGTTTactatttgaagaaagacaacCCACTGATGTATTCACCCGCCGCTAACGCCATGCGTGATGCATTCGATGTCAGTAACGCTCTACAACGtaaagaaatcgaaaaaAGAGATCACAAACtacagcaacaacagcagcagtaCGCTGCGATGCAATCACTTACTGAGGGACAGGAAGCCCTAGGTACAAATCCAgatctggaagaagatttgtTTCAACTCAAGTTGAATTCTTCCACGAttatcaagagaagaaaggaaAACACTTTTCCCAATCAACGTAACATTATGATTCCAACTTTATTAGAGTAA
- the IRC20 gene encoding E3 ubiquitin-protein ligase IRC20 (similar to Saccharomyces cerevisiae YLR247C; ancestral locus Anc_1.389) yields MNFDLLVDEGQSEWYVDVWNTEIEGEEVERDEVVRPVSKRAKTNVSAANLAEVSIGNTSLEAVGKNIGVVLEYHVVEGRAFIVVASWHGSRLFKWFVPEIVDDEKLREVFKIVNHKCLDFQLKERRRLGKGVPDATWRQIRKSYKDIVCPEVVLSVDERGHWRLKFELLLNYTPQTMNKFSIETNQSLDILFSKPLDSLPTPPSPFIQKEFIGQALAYTNQRLSTFPAGSLSVPGLDVSLLPFQLNSVQWMIQKESAPLDEMDDVLVFLNKHVSFGYEMISSTVFWNKFTNFIITRDEVEQIYSTLLRNREGTIAGAQGLLSEEMGLGKTIEILSLILLNKRKIHDLETFIANDGKTIFKTKVSLIICPNAILQQWIDEIECHTAGSLKIFHYKGYLQVKKFFQTENIAEIVHHLSSYDIIITSYNVVSMEVHYAEYNASLRPRRTISPIKYDYSSPLSLMQFFRIILDEVQMLQSDSTNAAKCTSLLHRVHTWGVSGTPIQLIRDYQTVLSYLKISPFHELPEVISTINNNIIYKKPQLINGARFSLQELMRFFINKDLCIRHSKKDVLDQIKIPKQHNYIVPLDFAPVEWDNYLDMWNHFISVSGYNPNGTGTTRLTTTQLNQWLTKLRYLCCHAVFPDSNNANKSHQSNANAMTAALHNIDDVLQMMIIDATDKLDSLYRDNYQLQIKFAQAKMELQDKAVEAVHLLLEIKEKILQDLKSKYDVDDPFDIAEVWHTKSEFRIPTPAATTLLSSERENNLKVRVRAYLDLLHQCYFFIGTGYFFMGSSKLEKVDHENEKLALTESEEKPKSYSEVYSVEEMEDIEKNQLLEQENYSFAEKLREKILFSRVEKVTLIINETDLYFGEKQKGQLAHPSSLRILEFDDKNDYSSNMVISRCFKQLGILINSLNEQATQFNTLFDELHDLLHKPIRKDYNEENEDDKAQEYSSSIDDQDQLFALFACMEQLLTNRDTILTSEEPIKLTKKTTKPQAGQKFSDYHRKLISKLKLIAGVPIKPIFDELNNSKIVRNVSSNSSGREKQEEFEDYLLDFEEQSMLMVDENKKMRDSLRKLNTIYNAKLEYYSHLQRISDSLVSLLQLENHSRNSILKAVRDGSRQKLNLEKISMAESRVKYLNSLEKLKTSIENHQSFSCPICLGKITMGAIIKCGHFFCRSCIHSWLKNHNSCPMCKTSTSIMEVYNFKFQNDDAEVNEPQNESSQDFEKKPKSSALAKKVGDDYDSVFKERYSVFPQMNEVHKMVIKESFGAKIDFVIKLILFLKLKAETENQKEPIQFVLYSQSPDFLKIIARVLHMHDIRSLSCLANSVNVGESILRFKKHRNVTCLLLNVKALGAGLTLLNAKHIFLLDAIINRGDEMQAMGRNNRIGQTHETFVWNFMMKNSVEENIFKYKCILEGRRKELVEVNNASHGANEDFTGEKEREELEMNESTGEQVSARHLWHCFFQDIESH; encoded by the coding sequence ATGAATTTTGACCTGTTGGTCGATGAAGGGCAGTCGGAGTGGTATGTTGATGTGTGGAATACAGAAATAGAGGGAGAGGAGGTTGAAAGGGATGAAGTGGTTCGTCCTGTGAGTAAGAGGGCAAAGACAAATGTGTCAGCGGCTAATTTAGCCGAAGTGAGTATTGGGAATACCAGTTTGGAAGCAGTGGGGAAAAATATTGGTGTTGTTTTGGAATATCATGTGGTAGAAGGGAGAGCATTTATAGTGGTGGCTAGTTGGCACGGGAGTAGGTTGTTCAAATGGTTTGTTCCGGAAATTGTGGACGATGAGAAGCTGCGAGAAGTTTTCAAGATTGTAAATCATAAGTGTTTGGACTTTCAGTTGAAAGAACGAAGGCGGTTGGGGAAAGGTGTTCCTGATGCTACGTGGAGACAGATTAGGAAAAGTTATAAGGATATTGTTTGTCCCGAAGTGGTGCTTAGTGTAGATGAGAGAGGTCATTGGAGACTAAAGTTTGAGTTATTGCTGAACTATACGCCGCAAACAATGAATAAGTTTTCGATAGAGACTAATCAGTCACTTGATATACTGTTTTCCAAGCCGCTCGACTCCTTGCCTACCCCGCCATCTCCGTTTATACAAAAGGAGTTTATCGGTCAGGCCTTGGCGTATACTAACCAACGACTCTCTACTTTTCCAGCTGGTTCGCTCTCTGTGCCGGGTTTGGACGTTAGTCTGCTCCcgtttcaattgaacagcGTTCAGTGGATGATCCAAAAAGAGTCTGCTCCTTTGGACGAAATGGATGATGTGCTGGTCTTTTTGAACAAGCACGTTTCGTTCGGTTATgaaatgatttcttctacAGTTTTTTGGAATAAGTTTACCAATTTTATCATTACAAGAGATGAAGTGGAACAAATTTACTCGACTCTTCTACGTAACAGAGAAGGTACCATCGCTGGGGCGCAGGGGTTGTTATCGGAAGAAATGGGGTTGGGCAAAACAATTGAAATACTCTCTTTAATCCTGCTAAATAAGAGGAAAATCCATGACCTCGAAACATTCATTGCAAATGATGGGAAAACCATATTTAAGACAAAAGTTTCCTTAATTATATGTCCGAATGCTATCTTACAACAGTGGATCGACGAGATTGAGTGCCACACTGCAGGTTCTCTTAAAATATTCCATTACAAAGGTTATTTACAAGTaaagaaattctttcaaacaGAAAACATTGCGGAGattgttcatcatctttcGAGTTATGATATCATTATCACATCTTATAACGTTGTGTCCATGGAAGTTCATTACGCAGAGTACAATGCTAGCCtaaggccaagaagaacaatttcCCCGATAAAATACGACTATTCGTCACCTCTGTCACTGATGCAATTCTTTCGAATTATTTTAGATGAAGTGCAAATGTTACAAAGTGATAGTACGAACGCAGCTAAATGTACAAGTCTCTTACACAGAGTGCATACCTGGGGTGTTTCGGGCACACCCATCCAACTGATTCGTGACTATCAAACAGTTCTATCatatttgaaaatttcaccttTCCATGAATTACCAGAGGTTATAAGCACTATAAACAACAATattatttacaagaaaCCACAACTGATCAATGGGGCAagattttctttgcaagaactCATGCGgtttttcatcaataagGATCTATGCATAAGGCactccaagaaagatgtGCTAGATCAGATCAAGATTCCTAAACAGCACAATTATATCGTTCCTCTGGATTTTGCTCCAGTTGAATGGGATAATTATTTGGATATGTGGAACCATTTCATCTCTGTTTCTGGCTATAACCCTAACGGCACCGGTACTACAAGGCTCACCACTACGCAATTGAATCAATGGCTAACTAAACTGAGATATCTTTGCTGCCATGCCGTTTTCCCAGACTCAAACAATGCCAATAAATCACATCAATCAAATGCAAATGCAATGACCGCGGCATTGCATAATATCGACGACGtgttgcaaatgatgaTCATCGATGCGACAGATAAACTGGATTCCCTATACAGAGACAATTATCAATTACAGATCAAGTTTGCTCAAGCAAAGATGGAATTACAAGATAAGGCTGTTGAAGCAGTTCATTTATTACTGGagatcaaggaaaagattTTACAAGATTTGAAATCCAAATATGACGTAGATGATCCTTTTGATATCGCCGAGGTTTGGCATACTAAAAGTGAATTCAGAATTCCAACACCAGCTGCAACCACTTTGCTGTCGTCAGAGAGGGAAAATAATCTAAAGGTCAGAGTTAGAGCATACTTGGATTTATTGCATCAGTGCtatttcttcatcggtACTGGGTATTTCTTCATGGGTTCTAGCAAGCTGGAAAAAGTTGATCATGAGAACGAGAAGCTTGCTCTCACGGAGTCTGAGGAAAAGCCAAAGAGCTATTCAGAGGTATATtcagttgaagaaatggaagacattgagaagaatcaaCTGCTTGAACAGGAGAATTACTCGTttgctgaaaaattgagagagAAAATATTGTTCAGTAGGGTTGAGAAAGTAACACTCATAATCAATGAGACCGATTTGTACTTCGGTGAAAAGCAAAAAGGACAACTTGCTCACCCTTCGTCGCTTCGAATTCTTgagtttgatgataaaaACGATTACTCTAGTAATATGGTCATATCTCGTTGCTTCAAACAGTTGGGTATACTTATCAATTCCCTTAATGAACAAGCTACTCAGTTTAACACattgtttgatgaattgcACGATCTACTTCATAAGCCGATTCGCAAAGACTACAAcgaagaaaatgaagacGACAAAGCGCAAGaatattcatcatcaattgacgaCCAGGATCAACTTTTTGCGCTTTTTGCCTGTATGGAACAACTGTTAACTAATAGAGACACTATTTTAACTTCTGAGGAGCCCAtaaaattgacaaagaaAACTACAAAACCACAAGCGGGTCAGAAATTTTCAGATTACCATAGGAAACTCATTTCGAAAttaaagctcatcgcagGCGTGCCTATCAAACCCATCTTTGACGAGCTGAACAATTCCAAAATTGTACGTAATGTCTCCTCCAATTCTAGCGGCAGAGAGAAGCAAGAAGAGTTCGAAGATTATCTCCTTGACTTTGAAGAGCAATCAATGCTAATGGTGGATGAAAACAAAAAGATGAGAGATTCCTTAAGGAAGCTCAACACTATCTACAATGCCAAATTGGAATACTATAGTCATTTACAAAGGATTTCAGATTCATTGGTATCTCTCCTGCAGTTGGAAAATCATTCCCGAAACTCTATACTGAAGGCTGTGAGAGATGGCTCACGTCAAAAGCTAAATCTGGAAAAGATCAGCATGGCAGAGTCAAGAGTAAAATACTTGAACAGTCTGGAAAAGCTAAAGACGTCAATAGAGAATCACCAGTCTTTTTCATGTCCAATTTGTCTTGGAAAGATAACAATGGGTGCCATAATCAAATGCGGTCATTTCTTCTGCCGAAGTTGTATTCATAGCTGGTTAAAAAATCACAACTCATGCCCAATGTGCAAGACAAGCACCAGCATAATGGAAGTatacaatttcaaatttcaaaatgatgatgCCGAAGTAAATGAACCGCAAAATGAATCAAgtcaagactttgagaagaaaccaaagtCAAGTGCTCTCGCGAAAAAAGTGGGCGACGATTACGACTCCGTGTTCAAAGAGAGATATAGTGTTTTTCCCCAGATGAATGAAGTTCACAAAATGGTCATCAAAGAGAGCTTTGGTGCCAAAATCGATTTCGTAATAAAGCtgattctctttctcaaattgaaggcTGAAACCGAAAATCAGAAAGAGCCCATACAATTTGTTTTATATTCTCAGAGCCCTGATTTCCTCAAGATAATTGCCAGAGTTTTACACATGCACGACATCCGAAGCCTGTCGTGTTTAGCGAATTCCGTCAATGTTGGTGAATCAATTTTACGGTTCAAGAAACATCGAAATGTAACTTGCTTGCTATTGAATGTGAAGGCATTGGGAGCGGGACTCACACTGTTAAACGCCAAGCACATTTTTCTATTGGATGCTATCATTAATCGTGGTGATGAAATGCAAGCAATGGGGAGGAATAATCGTATTGGACAAACACATGAAACATTTGTATGGAATtttatgatgaagaattcTGTGGAAGAGAACATTTTCAAATATAAATGTATCTTGGAAGggagaagaaaagaattGGTGGAGGTAAACAATGCTAGTCACGGCGCAAATGAGGACTTTACCggagagaaagagagagaagAGTTAGAAATGAATGAAAGTACAGGTGAACAGGTCTCGGCGCGCCATCTGTGGCActgtttctttcaagacatAGAATCGCATTAA
- the TDEL0B06180 gene encoding uncharacterized protein has translation MLRSSFRLSSWRLSGSSHRYFQTTTLLGRYKTWNQLSNDDKRTFVQTYVDFYKEKHPCSKSNVMYRSLTEGMDEHDDVPYVFGIIYNEVRSVTLGESTDNKRGQGILGDPSLESLLIK, from the coding sequence ATGCTCCGTTCTTCATTTAGACTGTCCTCATGGAGGCTATCTGGCTCCTCACACAGGTATTTTCAAACAACGACGCTATTGGGCAGATATAAGACATGGAATCAGCTATCAAATGATGACAAGAGAACCTTTGTACAAACTTACGTGGATTTTTACAAGGAAAAGCACCCATGCAGCAAGAGTAATGTTATGTACAGATCGCTGACAGAGGGTATGGATGAGCATGATGATGTTCCATATGTCTTTGGGATCATCTATAATGAGGTAAGATCTGTCACTCTCGGGGAATCCACTGACAATAAGCGTGGTCAAGGCATACTGGGTGATCCTAGTCTAGAGAGTTTGTTAATCAAATGA
- the APS1 gene encoding Aps1p (similar to Saccharomyces cerevisiae APS1 (YLR170C); ancestral locus Anc_1.388) — protein sequence MTHIKYFVLASRQGKIRLTKWYYSYAASEKEKILKDLTPLVLSRKAKMCNIVEYSDHKVVYRRYASLYFICGITPEYDNELLTLELIHRYVETMDSYFGNVCELDIIFNFSRAYEILNEMIMCDGSIAESGKAEVLQQVKTMDTMESNDNLDRVLS from the coding sequence ATGACGCATATCAAGTACTTTGTTTTAGCCTCGAGGCAAGGAAAGATCAGATTGACAAAATGGTACTACTCTTATGCTGCAagtgagaaagaaaagatccTGAAAGACCTCACCCCGTTGGttttgtcaagaaaggCCAAGATGTGTAATATAGTGGAATATTCCGACCATAAAGTAGTATACAGGAGGTATGCCAGTCTATATTTCATTTGTGGTATAACACCGGAATACGATAATGAATTGCTCACCCTAGAACTTATTCACAGGTACGTGGAAACAATGGATTCATATTTCGGTAACGTCTGTGAATTAGATATCATATTTAACTTCAGTCGGGCCTATGAAATACTGAATGAGATGATTATGTGTGATGGATCAATAGCTGAGTCTGGCAAAGCGGAAGTATTACAACAAGTAAAGACGATGGACACTATGGAAAGTAATGACAATCTCGATAGAGTTTTAAGTTAG